One Neovison vison isolate M4711 chromosome 2, ASM_NN_V1, whole genome shotgun sequence genomic window carries:
- the LOC122899712 gene encoding S100P-binding protein isoform X3: protein MTCSLMSSEQSSGTSLLPKDSAPFSWGSLDEDGLDDSLLDLCEGEEDDGHFSFTEEDIQELLKDDDLKDDSRRIEKGEKGSQILFDTSQEKNSLYSLGPVAETSGLLKLPQLSTSVGHGPTLTKPLNRQFALEKNLIKITVVTPFDPTVCDAVLDKDKTDSFKDTEKPSSPGEEMRKDGLSPNESKLCTESEGIDPSNSAWDVPPLSSPSDSDFEQTVSDKNTLESKRPTPVFSQIVDHSETPNTGSSWKNGSHKSNCEVRFPVVSSSSNKQDVLDKDSGRLKVNERRLVKVPPVLQNKRRTNVSTFSQSDLEKQKESYLKEVIAHITHAKDTNQG, encoded by the exons ATGACGTGCTCACTAATGTCCTCTGAACAGTCTTCTGGAACTTCTCTCTTGCCTAAAGACAGTGCCCCATTTTCTTGGGGTTCTTTGGATGAGGATGGGTTGGATGACTCCTTGCTGGATCTGTGTGAGGGAGAAGAAGATGATGGCCATTTCAGTTTCACAGAGGAAGATATTCAAGAACTCTTGAAGGATGACGACCTTAAAGATGATAGCAGGCGTattgagaaaggagagaaaggaagtcaAATTCTGTTTGACACTTCCCAAGAGAAAAATTCATTGTACAGCTTGGGACCAGTAGCTGAGACCTCCGGCCTCTTAAAACTACCTCAGCTAAGTACATCAGTTGGTCATGGACCAACTCTTACTAAACCATTAAACAGACAATTTGCACTAGAAAagaatcttataaaaataacagTTGTTACACCATTTGATCCAACAGTTTGTGATGCTGTGCTTGATAAGGACAAGACTGATTCATTCAAAGATACTGAAAAACCTTCCTCCCCTGgggaagagatgagaaaagatgGTCTTAGCCCAAATGAGAGCAAACTGTGCACTGAGTCTGAAGGGATTGATCCCAGTAATTCTGCTTGGGATGTGCCCCCACTTTCTTCTCCTTCAGACAGTGACTTTGAACAAACTGTGTCTGATAAAAATACACTTGAGAGTAAGAGACCTACACCTGTATTCTCTCAGATCGTGGACCATTCAGAGACTCCTAATACGGGGTCGTCCTGGAAAAATGGATCACATAAATCAAATTGTGAAGTGAGGTTTCCGGTTGTTTCCAGTTCATCAAACAAA CAGGATGTTCTTGACAAGGATTCGGGGAGGCTGAAAGTCAATGAGAGAAGACTAGTCAAAGTCCCTCCTGTTCTACAAAACAAAAGAAG GACTAATGTTTCGACGTTTTCACAGTCAGATctagaaaagcagaaggaaagttaTCTCAAGGAAGTCATTGCTCATATAACACACGCGAAGGACACTAACCAAG GAtga